The following are encoded in a window of Pyrenophora tritici-repentis strain M4 chromosome 6, whole genome shotgun sequence genomic DNA:
- a CDS encoding pectate lyase D: protein MVSKAALLSLVASMAAAQTLNIPTRSGSKIALPSPSVITGKVDFGNKEFDRGHPCDSDEDTGSSNAVFILNDGAAISNVIIGSDSLEGVHCLGSCTLTNVWFRDVCEDAISILGTGDALIVGGGAQNAVDKVVQHNGPGTVTIRDYTVIDAGKLYRSCGDCTNNSKKSPRHVIVENVTAYGLTSDLVGINPNFGDTAKVSGSCGVTHAVCREYKGVDKGNGKSEKLDTNVNCNGTQGKLAKLPVCAKSVFGIVEAEPCSTFVTKRVATPTAFN from the exons ATGGTCTCCAAAGCCGCACTTCTTTCGCTCGTCGCCAGCATGGCGGCTGCGCAAACGCTGAACATTCCCACTCGTTCTGGCTCTAAGATTGCGCTTCCATCGCCTAGTGTCATCACTGGCAAGGTTGACTTTGGCAACAAGGAGTTCGACCGTGGCCACCCGTGCGACTCAGATGAAGACACAGGCAGCAGTAATGCTGTGTTCATCCTCAACGATGGTGCAGCCATCTCAAACGTCATCATTGGCAGCGACTCGCTCGAGGGCGTCCACTGCTTAG GCTCTTGCACTTTGACCAATGTCTGGTTCCGCGATGTCTGCGAAGATGCCATCTCTATTCTCGGCACTGGTGACGCCCTCATCGTCGGTGGTGGAGCACAAAACGCAGTAGACAAGGTCGTCCAACACAA CGGCCCCGGAACAGTCACAATCCGCGACTACACCGTCATCGACGCGGGTAAACTTTACCGCTCCTGCGGCGACTGCACCAACAACTCGAAAAAGTCACCCCGCCACGTCATTGTCGAGAACGTCACGGCATACGGCCTGACCTCCGACCTTGTCGGTATCAACCCTAACTTCGGCGATACGGCAAAGGTCAGTGGCTCTTGCGGAGTCACACACGCCGTTTGCAGAGAATACAAGGGCGTTGACAAGGGCAACGGTAAGAGCGAGAAGCTGGATACCAATGTCAACTGCAATGGTACCCAGGGAAAGCTTGCTAAGCTTCCTGTTTGCGCAAAGAGTGTTTTTGGTATTGTTGAGGCGGAACCTTGCAGTACGTTTGTTACTAAGAGGGTTGCTACGCCTACTGCGTTCAACTGA
- a CDS encoding XynB, Beta-xylosidase, whose translation MGFGKFSCQLLLAAAISHARWIVPGARWRATDGTLVNAHAGGITVDQATGKYFWFGEYKVEGQVEGGGVSVYSSDDLATWEPHGLALKPIEGHPHIAPTDIIQRPKVVYSEGTGRYHMWWHADNSTYGELLQGLAVSDNITGPYSFVDATAPLGNWSQDFGLFMDQKDGRAYSLYSNGDRKEGRDVYITSFNENITALDEVIFRFNKFDLEAPTIVQTDKSYFALMSHKTGYRPNNVVAFRADSLSGPWSQPFVIAPLNTRTYNSQSGLNLRINGTKKTTYLYMGDQWDSISLWESRYIWLPLEIDEEKKSVELKWYDVYDLDLKTGEVTPIDGTTYYNKDATTIGDAYHQEATFASDGVIVTGIHGNDSKVTFSNIEGSGKPQWVSFYYQNTDDMGFGDQPGGSPDRIKGTWQLRRISSVIVNNKTEEVESLYQRDTHKGIILSTPLLLNLEKGSHNTITIGGLSNGQDVKGADIDRIVVYPPEE comes from the exons ATGGGTTTTGGTAAGTTTTCCTGCCAGCTGCTGCTGGCCGCTGCAATTTCCCACGCCAGATGGATTGTTCCAGGAGCGCGATGGAGAGCAACGGATGGTACACTCGTAAATGCTCACGCAGGTGGTATCACTGTGGACCAAGCGACGGGCAAATACTTTTGGTTCGGCGAATACAAGGTTGAGGGTCAAGTAGAAGGCGGCGGCGTCAGCGTCTACAGCTCTGATGATCTTGCGACATGGGAGCCACACGGATTGGCATTGAAACCCATCGAGGGCCATCCCCATATTGCTCCAACAGATATTATTCAGAGACCCAAGGTCGTATACAGCGAAGGCACCGGCCGATACCAT ATGTGGTGGCATGCAGATAACTCAACCTACGGAGAACTTCTCCAAGGTCTGGCGGTCTCAGATAATATTACCGGACCATACAGCTTTGTCGATGCTACAGCCCCACTTGGGAACTGGTCACAAGACTTCGGTCTATTCATGGACCAGAAAGATGGTCGAGCATACTCATTGTATTCGAATGGCGACAGGAAGGAGGGGCGGGATGTCTACATTACATCCTTCAATGAGAACATCACAGCCCTTGATGAGGTCATCTTTCGATTCAACAAGTTTGACCTTGAAGCGCCCACAATTGTGCAGACGGATAAGAGTTACTTTGCTTTGATGTCGCATAAAACAGGCTATCGTCCAAACA ACGTGGTCGCATTCCGCGCAGATTCGCTCTCGGGTCCATGGTCACAGCCTTTCGTCATCGCACCACTCAACACTCGAACTTACAACTCCCAATCTGGCCTGAATCTGCGTATCAATGGCACAAAAAAGACAACCTATTTATACATGGGCGACCAATGGGATTCCATATCACTCTGGGAGTCGAGATACATATGGCTACCTCTTGAGATtgacgaagagaagaagtCGGTCGAGCTCAAGTGGTACGATGTTTACGATCTCGATTTGAAGACCGGAGAAGTTACGCCAATCGACGGTACCACCTATTACAACAAGGACGCCACAACGATAGGTGACGCATACCATCAAGAAGCCACCTTTGCGAGCGATGGTGTGATTGTCACTGGCATCCATGGCAACGACAGCAAAGTCACATTTTCGAACATTGAAGGGTCGGGCAAGCCCCAGTGGGTATCATTCTACTACCAGAATACCGATGACATGGGCTTCGGTGACCAGCCGGGAGGGTCGCCAGATCGGATCAAGGGGACGTGGCAGTTGCGCCGCATCTCGAGCGTTATTGTGAATAATAAAACGGAGGAAGTCGAGTCTCTGTATCAGAGAGATACTCACAAGGGTATCATCTTGAGCACACCGTTGCTGCTCAATCTAGAAAAGGGGAGCCACAATACCATTACAATTGGCGGTCTCAGTAATGGGCAGGATGTGAAGGGTGCGGACATTGATCGCATCGTGGTCTATCCTCCCGAAGAGTAG
- a CDS encoding Tdh, Threonine dehydrogenase and related Zn-dependent dehydrogenase, which translates to MQNPSVVLYGPHNAKIEDRPIPELVDAHDVIIRINYVGVCGSDVHFWHHGGIGKMVNPSTGLVMGHEASGTIHSVGSSVKTVKPGDRVAIEPGVPCRVCKACKSGTYNLCRNIRFAAAPGPPDTPGTLSKYFRCAEDFVYKIPETIGLDEAVLVEPIAVAVHAVKLGDIRPGETVVVMGSGTIGLFCAAVARQFGAHRIIIVDILEKKLEFAANFLKCETYLFSMDISAEDNAENLLNKFDLVEYGIDTTGGLVDTVIEASGATASIETGIHMIRPGGKYVQTGLGKPIIEFPIVAMGQKELMMRGCFRYGAGDYELAVKLLENGLIDVKPLITSVTLFEQATDAWEKTSRGDGIKNLILGVQN; encoded by the exons ATGCAGAATCCATCCGTAGTTCTCTATGGTCCACACAACGCGAAGATCGAAGATAGACCCATACCAGAGCTGGTCGACGCACACGATGTCATCATTCGTATCAATTATGTTGGAGTGTGCGGCAGTGAT GTCCATTTCTGGCACCATGGTGGCATCGGCAAGATGGTGAATCCATCCACCGGCCTCGTGATGGGTCACGAAGCCTCTGGCACCATTCATTCAGTCGGATCTTCTGTCAAGACCGTCAAGCCCGGTGACCGGGTAGCAATTGAGCCAGGAGTTCCCTGCCGTGTATGCAAAGCCTGCAAATCTGGCACCTACAACCTGTGTCGCAATATACGTTTTGCAGCGGCACCAGGGCCGCCAGATACCCCAGGTACATTGTCCAAGTACTTTCGTTGTGCAGAGGACTTTGTGTACAAGATACCGGAAACCATAGGACTTGATGAAGCGGTGCTCGTGGAACCGATCGCAGTCGCAGTGCATGCTGTCAAACTCGGTGATATCAGACCTGGCGAGACCGTGGTGGTGATGGGAAGTGGAACAATTGGTTTGTTTTGTGCAGCGGTGGCACGTCAGTTCGGGGCTCATcgcatcatcatcgtcgaCATCCTGGAGAAGAAACTGGAATTCGCAGCAaacttcttgaagtgtgaGACATACCTGTTCTCAATGGATATCAGTGCCGAAGATAACGCCGAAAATTTGCTGAACAAGTTCGATCTTGTGGAGTATGGTATCGACACTACTGGCGGCCTCGTGGACACGGTCATTGAAGCTTCGGGCGCAACAGCCAGCATTGAGACTGGCATACACATGATCAGACCTGGCGGAAAGTACGTTCAGACAGGCCTTGGGAAGCCAATAATTGAATTTCCCATCGTTGCCATGGGACAGAAGGAGTTGATGATGCGGGGCTGTTTCAGGTATGGTGCTGGTGATTACGAACTTGCGGTGAAGTTGCTGGAGAATGGTCTTATTGATGTGAAGCCTCTAATCACGTCAGTAACACTGTTTGAGCAGGCCACGGATGCGTGGGAAAAGACTTCAAGGGGAGATGGAATCAAGAATCTGATTCTAGGCGTTCAGAACTGA
- a CDS encoding Arp, Ankyrin repeat protein has translation MEPAIRRIDLEMESDSAKAPALKRKGSTLQTSVEVLKCRFGKPAGTPEERGAFKPSKQWTPIYYAVYHQREAALSHFLRTGGSPDDITGTGQPPLCIAFASGYVETAKSLLEAGADVNATIKNTGETALHLAVKNGRNDLVELIIPYGANLDLKTYDTGETPLHYAASKSASLASAMTLIKHGASYDVLNVKGQTAAEAALKANNIQGAAAIINAARDKRDELVKEKEMLLKHVENTQGRFSIGNDLIADIFAAACDPESTVLVEAIKRNDAALVEMLLEKGSDPDQETTSGLRPIFVALDCASAPVVNALLKRGIDLKVLDKKQSTVLQAIFESPLAHEQETSALFAALLEQGADADVRYPDGKTLLHHAVSPIFDNTKYAQLLIDNGLDVDAQDEGGNTALHLATHSKSRVEMLLKNKANPHQTNVGGLTPLLYASTFCKKDKEPDLLSLVKVSDRSKTNANEQSALHLAAANGLEKTLRLLLRARPDIAVVDKDKNTPLLLAVKNHQWAVVPLLAIAPSINAWGTDGLIALHHIATSTPTEPETWADIAAATFPFCQRGVSRSMRDRSGATSLILAVKTLPEEGLPVVEALLVQKMDRQASWNCAGHEDHQKREALYYAVTLGKPAFVEALLKNGATFNFEDWTSETAEMSPSVETNKQILKIFAQHEWQRRAALLRRLPTEADDGLFFFFTAFPIASLKQMISLGLDINALPKSPMGSSLLWAFLRHIPLQPPMSPDYLMEGLKTILAAGSDPNAEWVRSSRRSTPPQSPNSSRIGLPLTLRPLSFLLEECPGIDIAAVKLMLTQGADLSVASPFYAGRFPLHSAAKARRVNIVEELSLQRADMSCVDQSGRTPLFYAAEVGDWEITDTLLRRGAKVDIQDSTKDTPLHLAAVGGSKRVVAILLREEAKASMKNVQGLTPLERVPEDLEEQEKEKIVSMLKDAEEKEKREEEYQRRRQEQTAALEAEVKQAHEEALATERRQQEEHRKKEQEKAEALLQEKHTEDHAATATETLQTPPQLKNRKSYSLFRKSSLFFSKSTGTNTPADNSAKMRKSSMLSLRITSTQEPNKPIPANHPSPNTPALLLASPDFFTTDFSTKMSQRSTAAVPTTLKRLPTPRVDSGLDSGQAGLVGREKDDKTALDLAAVNEKLANPRDSGHEFKDWLALTRMLDVDGV, from the coding sequence ATGGAGCCCGCCATACGCAGAATCGACCTCGAGATGGAATCCGACAGTGCGAAAGCGCCCGCGTTGAAACGCAAGGGCTCGACGCTTCAGACTTCTGTTGAAGTCCTCAAGTGCAGATTTGGGAAGCCAGCAGGCACACCGGAGGAACGCGGAGCTTTCAAACCATCCAAGCAGTGGACGCCGATATATTACGCCGTGTATCATCAACGCGAGGCCGCTCTATCACATTTCCTACGGACCGGCGGATCACCAGACGACATCACTGGCACCGGCCAACCACCACTGTGCATTGCCTTTGCTAGCGGCTATGTCGAAACTGCAAAGTCTCTCCTCGAAGCTGGTGCCGACGTAAACGCTACAATCAAGAACACCGGCGAAACCGCTCTTCATTTGGCCGTCAAGAATGGACGAAACGACTTGGTCGAGCTCATCATTCCCTACGGAGCGAATCTGGACCTTAAGACATACGACACTGGCGAGACCCCTCTGCACTATGCTGCATCAAAGTCTGCATCTTTGGCAAGCGCCATGACATTGATCAAGCATGGAGCCAGCTACGATGTTCTCAACGTCAAGGGACAAACAGCAGCAGAAGCAGCTTTGAAGGCCAACAACATCCAAGGTGCGGCGGCAATCATCAACGCTGCACGAGACAAGCGCGACGAGCTTGTCAAGGAAAAGGAGATGCTGCTGAAGCACGTGGAAAACACTCAGGGTCGCTTCTCCATTGGAAACGACCTCATCGCAGATATCTTTGCTGCAGCCTGCGACCCCGAGTCGACGGTTCTTGTAGAGGCTATCAAGAGGAACGATGCAGCGCTTGTTGAAATGCTCCTCGAGAAAGGCTCGGACCCGGATCAAGAAACAACCAGCGGCCTCCGACCCATTTTCGTAGCCCTAGACTGCGCCAGCGCACCAGTCGTCAACGCTCTCTTAAAACGAGGCATCGACCTCAAGGTCCTTGACAAGAAACAGTCTACTGTACTCCAAGCTATTTTCGAAAGCCCGTTGGCACATGAACAAGAAACGTCCGCTTTATTTGCAGCCCTGCTAGAGCAAGGTGCGGATGCTGATGTAAGGTACCCCGACGGCAAGACACTACTCCATCACGCTGTATCACCCATCTTCGACAACACAAAGTACGCACAATTGCTTATTGACAACGGCCTCGATGTTGATGCGCAAGATGAGGGTGGAAACACAGCGCTGCACCTTGCAACACACAGCAAGTCACGTGTGGAAATGCTGTTGAAGAACAAAGCAAACCCACACCAAACCAACGTTGGAGGACTTACGCCTTTGCTCTATGCTTCCACATTCTGTAAGAAAGACAAAGAACCAGACCTGCTCTCATTGGTCAAGGTGTCAGATCGCAGCAAGACCAACGCCAACGAGCAGTCAGCCCTGCATCTCGCTGCTGCAAACGGGTTGGAGAAGACATTACGCTTGTTGCTAAGAGCTCGTCCGGACATTGCGGTCGTTGACAAGGACAAGAACACGCCATTGCTTCTTGCTGTTAAGAACCACCAATGGGCTGTTGTTCCGCTCCTTGCGATAGCTCCCAGCATCAATGCATGGGGAACAGACGGCCTGATCGCGCTACACCACATTGCTACCAGCACCCCGACCGAACCTGAAACATGGGCAGACATCGCCGCAGCGACATTTCCCTTTTGTCAACGGGGTGTAAGCAGGAGTATGCGCGACCGATCAGGAGCAACGTCACTTATTTTGGCTGTCAAGACCCTCCCTGAGGAAGGACTTCCTGTCGTAGAAGCTCTACTAGTCCAGAAGATGGACCGGCAAGCGAGCTGGAACTGCGCGGGCCACGAGGATCACCAGAAGCGCGAGGCATTGTACTACGCCGTCACACTAGGCAAGCCCGCATTCGTGGAAGCATTGCTCAAGAATGGTGCTACGTTCAATTTCGAAGACTGGACATCCGAGACCGCCGAGATGTCTCCCTCTGTGGAGACCAACAAGCAAATCCTCAAAATTTTCGCTCAGCACGAGTGGCAACGACGTGCCGCTCTGTTACGGAGATTGCCGACCGAGGCCGACGATGGACTATTTTTCTTTTTCACGGCATTTCCTATCGCGAGCCTCAAGCAGATGATCTCATTGGGTCTGGACATCAATGCTTTGCCCAAGTCGCCTATGGGATCATCTTTGCTATGGGCTTTCCTACGCCACATCCCACTTCAACCACCTATGTCACCAGATTACTTGATGGAAGGTCTCAAGACTATCTTGGCAGCTGGATCAGACCCAAATGCGGAATGGGTCCGCAGCTCAAGACGCTCGACTCCGCCGCAGTCACCAAACTCCTCCAGGATCGGTCTTCCGTTGACACTACGTcctctctctttcttgctcGAAGAGTGCCCAGGCATTGACATCGCTGCGGTGAAACTTATGCTGACGCAAGGTGCGGACCTATCCGTTGCATCGCCGTTCTACGCTGGACGTTTTCCTCTTCATTCTGCAGCAAAAGCCCGCCGAGTTAATATCGTAGAGGAGCTGTCACTGCAACGTGCCGACATGAGCTGTGTCGACCAGTCTGGACGAACACCACTATTCTACGCAGCTGAGGTTGGTGATTGGGAGATTACGGATACCTTGCTGCGTCGCGGCGCCAAGGTAGACATTCAAGACTCGACTAAGGACACTCCCTTGCACCTGGCAGCCGTCGGTGGAAGCAAGAGGGTCGTAGCCATATTGCTCCGTGAGGAAGCAAAGGCCAGCATGAAGAACGTACAGGGTCTCACACCGCTAGAACGTGTGCCAGAGGACCTCGAAGAGcaagagaaggagaagatTGTATCTATGCTGAAAGATGCcgaagagaaggagaagagagaagaagaatatcaacgacgacgacaagAACAAACTGCAGCGCTAGAAGCAGAAGTCAAACAAGCCCATGAAGAGGCACTCGCAACAGAAAGGAGACAACAAGAGGAACACCGCAAGAAGGAGCAAGAAAAGGCAGAAGCCCTTCTCCAGGAGAAACACACAGAAGACCACGCCGCCACCGCCACCGAAACCCTCCAAACACCACCCCAGCTCAAAAACCGCAAATCATACTCCCTCTTCCGCAAATcctccctcttcttctccaaGTCCACAGGCACCAACACACCTGCCGACAACAGCGCCAAAATGAGGAAATCATCAATGCTTAGCCTACGCATTACTTCAACACAAGAGCCCAACAAGCCCATCCCCGCAAACCACCCCTCTCCCAACACTCCCGCGCTGCTGCTCGCAAGTCCAGACTTCTTCACGACGGACTTTTCCACCAAGATGAGCCAGCGATCAACTGCCGCGGTACCAACGACGCTGAAACGCCTTCCCACGCCTCGTGTGGACAGCGGACTGGATTCAGGGCAAGCGGGACTAGTGGGTAGAGAAAAGGATGACAAGACAGCGTTGGACCTGGCGGCTGTGAACGAGAAGTTAGCGAACCCGAGGGACAGTGGGCATGAGTTCAAGGATTGGCTTGCGCTGACTAGGATGCTCGATGTCGACGGTGTTTGA
- a CDS encoding zf-MYND domain containing protein, with translation MDQCAKCQKTAADCGAASLKRCAKCKSTVYCGRDCQKAHYKAHKAACNKRAAAAAHVDANAEHSDNYSAPRLIDLEMHVPNPFTRLDQGKYLHDRPEKDVYKLLIDSFRMRQQDDDQMEDKRAPNSVYTGAASSIEPFRKYLALAATRPGLLPPWWTAEKQKECEAFGESGAWQDLRKKVTKAQVIQHYGDEKAPMQLRMVAEAVYGVGSLGQSGASMRAMLRSMESGGPGNGMHASMMNINHMFGRA, from the coding sequence ATGGATCAATGCGCGAAATGCCAGAAgacagctgctgattgtgGCGCCGCCTCACTCAAACGGTGCGCCAAGTGCAAGAGCACCGTCTATTGCGGCCGCGATTGTCAAAAAGCCCACTACAAGGCACACAAGGCAGCCTGTAACAAGCGggctgctgccgccgcccACGTCGACGCCAACGCCGAACACAGCGATAACTACTCTGCACCACGTCTGATAGATCTCGAAATGCATGTACCGAACCCATTCACGCGACTCGACCAAGGCAAATACCTGCACGATCGTCCAGAGAAAGACGTCTACAAGCTTCTCATCGACTCTTTCCGTATGCGACAGCAGGACGACGACCAAATGGAGGATAAGAGGGCCCCGAACAGTGTTTACACCGGAGCGGCCTCAAGCATTGAGCCGTTCCGAAAGTATCTCGCCCTGGCGGCTACACGACCAGGGCTTCTTCCGCCATGGTGGACAGCTGAGAAGCAGAAGGAGTGTGAGGCTTTCGGTGAGAGTGGTGCGTGGCAGGATCTACGCAAAAAGGTCACAAAAGCGCAGGTTATTCAGCACTACGGCGACGAGAAAGCACCGATGCAGTTGAGGATGGTAGCGGAGGCAGTCTATGGCGTGGGATCGCTTGGTCAGAGTGGGGCCTCGATGCGGGCTATGTTGCGAAGCATGGAATCTGGTGGACCTGGAAACGGAATGCATGCGAGCATGATGAATATTAACCACATGTTTGGACGCGCATAG
- a CDS encoding AraJ, Arabinose efflux permease: protein MSSEEKGSTPGLINPHNNLARVNTYPHAEFTIPPSDTLSPCPSAQTHTADAPALANFKANHPNNTATGDEKSHQPLDQDSPSITTTAHDEVTYPEGGLGAWSVVLGSFLGLISSLGMMNTVGIYHAYISEHYLQDYSESTISWIFSMYVFLSFFCGLQIGPIFDAHGPRLLVLAGSILLCLSNFLLGLCTLYWHFFLVFGVLGGVGTSLIFTPAFAAISHFFYVKRGNATGVAAAGGSLGGVIFPLALEKLLPSVGFPWATRIVGFVTLFCCIGACILIRSRLPPKVGQSVWPDFRIFSQKSYFLLTVGIFLMEWALFVPITYLTTFATSTGAVGPSFSYQLLAIFNAGSCIGRWVPGFLADKLGRFNSMIAALAVCSATSLVFWLPASLLTPTTESEAITIKALSIVYAVTFGFASGSNISLTPVCVGQLCDTNVYGRYYATCYTVVSFGTLTGIPIAGALIQACGGHYWGVVVWTAVCYVMSSLCFVWSRALQIGWNLAVKF, encoded by the coding sequence ATGAGCAGCGAAGAAAAAGGCAGCACGCCAGGATTAATCAACCCGCATAACAATCTCGCAAGAGTCAACACCTACCCCCACGCCGAATTCACTATTCCACCATCGGACACGCTCTCACCATGCCCAAGTGCCCAAACTCACACCGCCGATGCCCCGGCATTGGCCAACTTCAAGGCGAATCACCCAAACAACACTGCAACTGGAGATGAAAAAAGCCACCAACCTCTCGATCAAGACTCTCCATCCATCACAACTACTGCCCACGATGAGGTAACCTATCCGGAAGGCGGCTTAGGCGCTTGGTCCGTCGTTCTGGGTTCTTTCCTAGGGCTCATATCGTCGCTGGGTATGATGAACACAGTCGGTATCTACCACGCGTACATTTCCGAGCACTATCTACAAGACTACAGCGAGTCGACCATCTCTTGGATCTTCAGCATGTATGTGTTCTTGTCGTTCTTCTGCGGACTGCAAATTGGTCCCATATTTGACGCCCACGGACCGCGGCTCCTGGTACTGGCAGGCAGTATTCTACTATGCCTATCGAATTTTCTGCTCGGCCTATGCACCTTATACTGGCACTTCTTCCTTGTCTTTGGCGTACTCGGAGGCGTCGGCACGTCGCTGATCTTTACTCCGGCATTCGCAGCTATTAGCCATTTCTTCTACGTGAAGCGTGGCAATGCGACTGGTGTGGCTGCTGCTGGAGGCTCGTTGGGCGGTGTCATTTTCCCGCTCGCATTGGAGAAGCTGCTGCCTTCGGTGGGGTTCCCATGGGCAACTCGCATCGTCGGCTTCGTCACACTGTTCTGCTGCATTGGGGCCTGCATCCTCATCCGTTCTCGCTTGCCACCCAAAGTTGGTCAGTCAGTGTGGCCCGACTTCCGAATCTTCAGCCAGAAGAGCTACTTTTTGCTGACGGTCGGGATTTTTCTGATGGAATGGGCACTTTTTGTTCCAATAACCTATCTCACCACTTTTGCTACTAGCACAGGAGCGGTCGGCCCGTCTTTTTCCTACCAGCTCCTTGCCATTTTCAACGCAGGGAGTTGCATCGGCCGCTGGGTCCCAGGCTTCCTAGCCGACAAGCTTGGCCGTTTTAACAGTATGATCGCTGCACTGGCAGTTTGCTCGGCTACTTCTCTAGTGTTTTGgcttccagcctctctgCTTACGCCGACAACTGAGTCTGAGGCCATTACTATCAAAGCACTATCGATCGTCTACGCAGTCACTTTCGGGTTCGCCTCTGGCTCCAACATCTCATTGACGCCGGTATGTGTCGGTCAGCTCTGCGATACGAACGTATATGGGAGATACTACGCTACTTGCTACACGGTCGTGAGCTTCGGTACGCTCACGGGTATTCCCATCGCAGGTGCTCTTATCCAAGCTTGCGGTGGGCATTATTGGGGTGTGGTTGTTTGGACCGCGGTCTGTTACGTGATGTCCTCACTCTGTTTTGTTTGGAGTCGTGCACTACAGATAGGATGGAATCTGGCGGTCAAGTTCTAA
- a CDS encoding U3 snoRNP-associated protein Utp11 yields the protein MSSMRNAVQRRNHKERAQPIEREKWGLLEKRKDYKLRAADHRQKKAKLKILSEKARDRNPDEFSFKMMSSQVDKQGRKIVDRGNRALSVEVVKLLKTQDAGYIRTMLQMARKEREELEQKLIMEEQGEVRAVRDGERVKPGKHRVFVEDEEEQEEFDPDSWFGQGKDMPARNDSPTFGDLQDDLSEEEEQLIQQSGTLSKKKIEAQEQARREARKFRKDRERGQERLVTRLRAIKKRESELAAAEEELELQRAKMNNTVGGVNKNGVKFKIRERKR from the coding sequence ATGTCGTCCATGCGCAATGCCGTCCAGCGGCGTAATCACAAAGAGCGTGCGCAACCCATTGAACGCGAGAAATGGGGCCTACTCGAGAAGCGCAAAGACTACAAGCTGCGCGCAGCCGACCATCGACAGAAGAAGGCAAAACTCAAGATTCTGAGCGAGAAGGCTCGCGACCGCAATCCTGATGAGTTCTCGTTCAAGATGATGTCATCTCAGGTGGACAAGCAGGGAAGGAAGATTGTGGATCGAGGCAATAGGGCGCTGAGTGTGGAGGTGGTCAAGTTGCTGAAGACACAAGATGCGGGGTATATTCGCACAATGTTGCAAATGGCACGCAAGGAGAGGGAGGAGTTGGAGCAAAAGCTCATCATGGAGGAGCAGGGCGAGGTCCGGGCTGTCAGAGACGGGGAGAGGGTGAAGCCGGGCAAGCACAGGGTTTTTGtggaggatgaagaggagCAAGAGGAGTTTGATCCGGACTCGTGGTTTGGACAAGGCAAAGATATGCCTGCGCGCAACGATTCACCCACATTTGGCGACCTTCAAGACGACCTCTcggaagaggaagaacaacTCATCCAGCAGTCCGGCACATTATCCAAAAAGAAGATTGAGGCACAAGAGCAGGCGAGACGGGAAGCAAGAAAGTTCCGCAAAGACCGAGAACGAGGACAGGAAAGACTAGTGACAAGGTTGCGAGCGATCAAGAAGCGGGAGAGCGAGCTCGCTGCGGCCGAGGAGGAACTGGAGCTGCAGCGCGCAAAGATGAACAACACAGTAGGAGGTGTCAACAAGAACGGCGTAAAATTCAAGATTCGGGAGCGCAAGCGCTGA
- a CDS encoding FabG, Dehydrogenase with different specificities (related to short-chain alcohol dehydrogenase), with protein sequence MKIADRTFLISGGVSGLGLATARALHEQGSYVSLLDLNADNGAKIVSELGSRAKFFETDVSDTQAIAAAVQGTVAWVKETGKEIGGVIAGAGVGMPGLIIDKKNEPLSIESIDFVLNINLRGTLDLIRQSLPYMTTATPSSPDGSRGVIIMIASSAAFDGQMGQVAYAASKGAVASLTLPLARDLSKYGIRAVTIAPSMFDSAMTRMMSDKVRKSLEHSMEFPKRAGLPEEFARC encoded by the exons ATGAAGATCGCAGATCGAACTTTCCTCATCAGCGGCGGTGTCTCAGGCCTCGGTCTCGCTACAGCACGCGCACTCCACGAACAAGGCTCATACGTTTCACTGCTTGACCTCAACGCTGACAACGGTGCCAAGATCGTCTCCGAACTCGGTTCTCGCGCAAAGTTCTTCGAAACCGATGTCTCGGACACACAAGCCATCGCCGCAGCAGTACAAGGAACAGTAGCATGGGTAAAAGAGACGGGGAAAGAGATTGGAGGTGTAATAGCTGGAGCAGGTGTGGGAATGCCTGGGTTGATCATTGATAAGAAGAATGAGCCGCTCAGTATCGAAAGCATCGATTTTGTACTCAATATCAACTTGAGGGGCACGTTGGATTTGATCCGTCAATCGCTGCCATATATGACTACTGCTACGCCCTCCAGCCCCGATGGCTCCCGTGGTGTCATTATCATGATCGCTTCCTCTGCTGCATTTGACGGTCAGATGGGTCAAGTCGCATATGCAGCTTCCAAAGGCGCTGTTGCCTCTCTCACTCTTCCACTCGCCCGCGATCTGTCAAAGTATGGTATACGCGCCGTAACGATAGCGCCGAGCATGTTCGATAGCGCCATGACGCGAATGATGAGCGACAAGGTCAGGAAGAGTCTCGAACACAGTATGGAGTTCCCCAAGAGGGCGGGGTTGCCTGAGGAATTTGCGAG ATGCTGA